Proteins encoded by one window of Helicobacter sp. 11S03491-1:
- a CDS encoding M23 family metallopeptidase: MIFDKRLVLMITDKNGSRHINVSMIFRQLSLYFLLFILGVILFLAVSISVFNSEIKDVNIKTILINEQYEKMLKKNSYLNDQINQRLEEIALAGDRIDDLEGVIGVSKDEEELEKNENLLSRIDIASITGAQKAFVMKFIPNGRPLDYYRRISAEFGNRMHPILHILHKHTGLDFSTQVNTPVYSTADGVIDFAANGWNGGYGKLVKIAHSFGFKTYYAHLNNIVVKNGQFVKKGQLIAYSGNSGVSTGPHLHYEVRFLNQPLNPLNFVKWDMKNFDSIFEKERTIAWQSLLTTINNLMGQEKWDRQQLSLKEQN; this comes from the coding sequence ATGATTTTTGACAAAAGACTCGTGTTAATGATTACAGACAAAAATGGTAGCCGCCATATTAATGTCAGCATGATATTTCGCCAATTAAGTCTTTATTTTTTGTTGTTTATTCTTGGAGTGATTTTATTTCTAGCCGTATCTATTAGTGTTTTTAATTCTGAAATTAAAGACGTAAATATTAAAACAATTTTAATCAATGAACAATATGAAAAAATGCTTAAAAAAAATTCCTATCTCAACGACCAAATCAATCAACGTCTAGAAGAAATTGCGCTTGCAGGGGATAGGATTGATGACTTAGAGGGGGTCATTGGCGTTTCTAAAGATGAAGAAGAATTAGAAAAAAATGAAAATCTTTTAAGCAGGATTGATATTGCCAGCATTACCGGAGCACAAAAGGCTTTTGTAATGAAGTTTATTCCTAATGGTCGCCCACTTGATTATTATCGCAGAATCTCAGCAGAATTTGGCAATCGAATGCACCCCATTTTGCATATTTTGCACAAACATACAGGGTTAGATTTTAGCACACAAGTCAATACGCCTGTTTATTCTACAGCAGATGGCGTGATTGATTTTGCAGCCAATGGTTGGAATGGAGGTTATGGAAAACTCGTAAAAATTGCCCATTCTTTTGGATTCAAAACCTATTATGCCCATTTAAATAACATTGTTGTTAAGAATGGGCAATTTGTCAAAAAAGGACAACTTATTGCTTATAGTGGAAATTCCGGGGTGAGTACAGGTCCTCATTTGCATTATGAGGTTCGGTTTTTGAATCAACCTCTTAACCCTCTGAATTTTGTAAAATGGGATATGAAAAATTTTGATTCTATATTTGAAAAAGAAAGGACAATTGCATGGCAATCTTTACTAACGACAATAAACAATCTAATGGGGCAGGAAAAATGGGACCGGCAACAATTATCGCTCAAGGAACAAAATTAA
- the leuS gene encoding leucine--tRNA ligase, with protein sequence MDIPYSPTQIEKKWQQYWTKHHIHEPCADFSKPKKYILSMFPYPSGAIHMGHVRNYCISDALARHYRKKGYNVLHPMGFDAFGMPAENAAIKHKTHPKQWTYANIENMKHELASLGLSFSQEREFATCDPQYTRWEQKFFADMWEKGLIYRKKAYLNWCPNDKTVLANEQVIDGKCWRCDTEVVQKEMDQYYIKITDYAPELLNALDTLQDQWPPQVLLMQKNWIGKSKGLKFHFCLDEKSKKLTGDITTLEVFTTRADTIYGVTYCAIAPEHPIIKEMIKNNSLPVQVVSKITKMQNMGTRERSMSEKEGLDLGIYVIHPLSGEKLPVWVGNFVLMDYGSGAVMSVPAHDERDFLFAQKYHLPIKQVIKTHTQVTLPYTQEGEIINSESFNGLEAQKARTQIIKYFEDHHLGEAVTNYKLKDWGISRQRYWGAPIPLIHCKECGIVLEKDSNLPVSLPQDVVIDGEGNPLEKHPTWKYCKCPKCGGDALRETDTMDTFVQSSWYFLKYTSPKDTWDKEPFDPKSLAYWMDVDEYIGGIEHAILHLLYARFFTKVLRDLGYTHSSEPFTNLLTQGMVLKDGAKMSKSKGNVVDPNNIIKKYGADTARLFILFAAPPTRELEWSDNALEGGYRFIKRLWERSKNIVPTQELPKIIHGNLDEKEKMARKKVYEALIKSNDIFNKKQSGYAFNTLIAACMEALNALNEQNNPSVWTEGYFILLHILEPIIPHLCWEISQNYFNLKNMSEISIDSSALESQRITIGVTVNGKKRSEIQITPNADAQEVLQIAKDSVKKWLENSEIIKEILVPNKIVNFVIK encoded by the coding sequence ATGGATATTCCTTATAGCCCCACACAAATAGAGAAAAAATGGCAACAATATTGGACAAAACATCATATCCATGAACCTTGCGCTGATTTTTCAAAACCCAAAAAATATATTTTAAGTATGTTTCCCTATCCCAGTGGGGCAATCCATATGGGGCATGTGAGGAATTACTGCATTAGCGATGCTTTAGCCAGGCATTACCGCAAAAAAGGTTACAATGTTTTACACCCTATGGGATTTGATGCCTTTGGTATGCCGGCTGAGAATGCTGCTATCAAACACAAAACACATCCAAAGCAATGGACTTATGCCAATATCGAAAATATGAAACATGAATTAGCAAGTTTAGGGCTTTCTTTTTCCCAAGAAAGAGAATTTGCTACTTGTGATCCTCAATATACAAGATGGGAACAAAAATTTTTCGCAGATATGTGGGAAAAAGGACTAATCTATCGCAAGAAAGCTTATTTGAACTGGTGCCCTAATGACAAAACCGTATTGGCAAATGAGCAAGTTATTGATGGAAAATGTTGGCGATGTGATACAGAAGTAGTCCAAAAAGAAATGGATCAATACTATATTAAAATCACTGATTATGCTCCTGAACTTTTAAATGCTCTGGATACTCTTCAAGATCAATGGCCTCCGCAAGTTTTACTAATGCAAAAAAACTGGATAGGAAAATCTAAAGGGTTAAAATTTCATTTTTGTCTTGATGAAAAAAGCAAAAAACTCACCGGAGATATAACGACACTTGAAGTTTTTACCACTCGTGCAGATACAATTTATGGAGTTACTTATTGCGCAATAGCTCCTGAACACCCGATCATTAAAGAAATGATAAAAAACAATTCTTTACCCGTACAAGTAGTTTCCAAAATTACCAAAATGCAAAACATGGGAACAAGAGAACGATCAATGAGTGAAAAAGAGGGGCTAGACTTAGGAATTTATGTCATTCACCCTCTCAGTGGAGAAAAATTACCTGTATGGGTAGGAAATTTTGTTTTGATGGATTATGGAAGTGGTGCTGTAATGAGTGTGCCCGCTCATGATGAAAGAGATTTTTTGTTTGCTCAAAAATACCACCTCCCCATCAAACAAGTCATCAAAACTCATACTCAAGTTACCCTGCCCTACACTCAAGAAGGAGAGATCATTAATAGCGAGAGTTTTAATGGTTTGGAAGCCCAAAAGGCACGTACTCAAATTATTAAATATTTTGAAGATCATCATTTAGGAGAAGCAGTTACAAATTACAAACTCAAAGATTGGGGTATTTCACGTCAAAGATATTGGGGAGCGCCTATCCCCCTTATTCATTGTAAGGAATGTGGCATTGTTTTAGAAAAAGATTCCAATCTTCCGGTATCTTTACCTCAAGATGTTGTGATTGATGGAGAGGGAAACCCTTTAGAAAAGCACCCTACTTGGAAATACTGCAAATGTCCAAAATGCGGTGGTGATGCCCTAAGAGAAACAGATACAATGGACACTTTTGTACAATCAAGTTGGTATTTTCTAAAATATACTTCACCAAAAGATACTTGGGATAAAGAACCTTTTGATCCAAAATCTTTGGCATATTGGATGGATGTAGATGAATATATTGGAGGGATTGAGCATGCCATTTTACATCTCTTGTATGCCAGATTTTTTACCAAAGTTCTCAGGGATTTAGGTTATACCCACTCAAGTGAGCCTTTTACAAACCTGCTTACTCAAGGAATGGTGCTTAAAGATGGGGCAAAGATGAGTAAATCAAAGGGAAATGTTGTCGATCCAAATAATATTATCAAAAAATATGGCGCAGATACAGCAAGATTGTTTATTCTTTTTGCCGCTCCCCCAACCAGAGAACTTGAATGGAGTGATAATGCCTTGGAAGGAGGTTATCGCTTCATCAAACGTCTTTGGGAAAGATCTAAAAATATTGTCCCTACCCAAGAACTTCCAAAAATCATTCATGGTAATCTTGATGAAAAAGAAAAAATGGCTAGAAAAAAAGTCTATGAAGCCTTGATAAAATCTAATGATATTTTTAATAAAAAACAAAGCGGTTATGCCTTTAATACTTTAATTGCTGCTTGCATGGAAGCTTTGAATGCTTTAAACGAACAAAATAACCCATCTGTTTGGACAGAAGGATATTTTATTTTACTCCATATTCTTGAACCCATTATCCCCCATCTATGTTGGGAGATTAGTCAAAATTATTTCAATCTTAAAAATATGTCTGAAATATCCATAGATTCAAGCGCTTTAGAATCTCAAAGAATTACTATTGGAGTTACTGTCAATGGAAAAAAACGTAGCGAAATTCAAATTACCCCCAACGCAGATGCACAAGAAGTCTTACAAATAGCCAAAGACTCTGTAAAAAAATGGCTAGAAAATTCAGAAATTATCAAAGAAATACTTGTCCCTAATAAAATCGTTAATTTTGTTATCAAATAA
- a CDS encoding DUF6394 family protein, whose translation MDWGKVIFIFFSLSSLTSTAGFLWDPNLVILFIALALNLISTTLKIGVKKQLASELLASSLVADFHLIPAFIFLQVFNNLNVTYVLIIGALLANVFSLALLLIESAKTTETDY comes from the coding sequence ATGGATTGGGGTAAGGTAATTTTTATATTTTTTAGTTTAAGCAGTCTAACTTCCACGGCAGGATTTTTATGGGATCCTAATCTTGTGATTTTATTCATAGCTTTAGCACTTAATTTAATCTCAACTACCCTAAAAATAGGGGTAAAAAAGCAATTAGCTTCAGAACTTTTAGCAAGTTCTTTAGTGGCAGATTTTCATTTAATCCCTGCTTTTATTTTTTTGCAGGTCTTTAATAATCTCAATGTCACTTATGTCCTCATTATTGGTGCTTTGCTGGCTAATGTATTTTCTTTGGCTCTTTTGCTTATTGAGAGTGCAAAAACTACTGAAACTGATTATTAG
- the lptE gene encoding LPS assembly lipoprotein LptE, whose translation MKYIFYTFIFLIISGCGYFPTAYYAKKVLGDSIYVKLIVNLPNPESSVQFKDALNKAVVSRFQSKLADQKDADSIITIEITNVTDISIATNEQGFTTFYRATVYIDFIYKNKQGKSGAFHNNGYYDYAVSLENPLTTYNNRYYAIEQATNQAIDKFVAQISYQGK comes from the coding sequence ATGAAATATATTTTTTATACCTTTATTTTTCTTATTATTAGTGGGTGTGGGTATTTTCCCACAGCTTATTATGCCAAAAAAGTATTGGGCGATAGTATTTATGTAAAACTTATTGTCAACCTTCCTAATCCGGAAAGCTCAGTGCAATTTAAAGATGCCCTTAATAAAGCAGTTGTTTCAAGATTCCAAAGCAAATTAGCCGATCAAAAAGATGCAGATTCAATCATCACTATTGAGATTACAAATGTTACAGATATTTCTATTGCAACCAATGAACAAGGCTTCACAACATTCTATCGGGCTACAGTCTATATAGATTTTATCTACAAAAATAAACAAGGCAAATCCGGAGCTTTTCACAATAATGGGTATTATGATTATGCTGTATCTTTAGAAAACCCATTAACTACTTATAATAACCGATATTATGCCATTGAACAAGCTACTAATCAAGCTATCGATAAATTTGTCGCACAAATTTCCTATCAAGGGAAATAA
- the secF gene encoding protein translocase subunit SecF encodes MEIFKKVRIFDFVKYSKYGLIFSVILTIGAFSLLFTKGFKLGIDFAGGSVVQIKYTQNAPIDQIRELLEKDSHFKGVQVSEFGADTEVLIRFPYVQAGDEKDLGPLISNLLEPTGKFEIRKLDTVGPKVGNELKQKGILSLILATLAMMIYVSFRYEWRFALAGIVALVHDVIITAASVIVFDIDLNLEVIAALLTLLGYSINDTIIVFDRIREKMLTHKTDNIQEVINEAISSTLSRTLLTSLTVFFVVLTLYLFGGEIIVGFSLPMLIGVVFGTYSSMFVAPKLAIMFGFNIEKYHAKEVKKAKKAQEKKQLRQMYENGRI; translated from the coding sequence ATGGAGATTTTTAAAAAAGTTAGGATTTTTGATTTTGTTAAGTATTCTAAATATGGGCTTATCTTTTCAGTTATTTTAACCATCGGGGCGTTCTCTCTTTTATTCACCAAAGGCTTTAAATTGGGGATTGATTTTGCCGGTGGGAGTGTAGTGCAAATAAAATATACTCAAAATGCGCCTATTGATCAAATCCGTGAATTACTTGAAAAAGACTCTCATTTTAAGGGTGTGCAAGTAAGTGAGTTTGGAGCAGATACTGAAGTTTTGATAAGATTCCCTTATGTGCAAGCCGGGGATGAGAAAGACTTAGGACCTCTTATTAGCAACCTTCTGGAACCTACAGGAAAATTTGAAATCCGAAAACTGGATACTGTGGGACCAAAAGTAGGGAATGAATTAAAACAAAAAGGTATTTTATCGCTTATTTTGGCAACCTTGGCTATGATGATTTATGTAAGTTTTCGTTATGAATGGCGTTTTGCCTTAGCCGGTATTGTCGCGCTTGTCCATGATGTGATTATTACAGCTGCTTCAGTAATTGTTTTTGATATTGATCTCAATCTTGAAGTCATCGCAGCATTACTTACATTGCTTGGATATTCAATTAATGATACTATTATTGTATTTGATCGCATCAGAGAAAAAATGCTTACTCATAAAACTGATAATATACAAGAAGTTATCAATGAAGCAATTTCAAGCACTTTATCACGCACATTACTTACATCTTTGACGGTATTTTTTGTTGTCTTAACACTTTATTTATTTGGTGGGGAAATCATCGTGGGATTTTCTTTACCAATGCTTATAGGCGTCGTATTTGGAACTTATAGCTCTATGTTTGTAGCCCCTAAATTAGCAATTATGTTTGGGTTTAATATTGAAAAATACCATGCCAAAGAAGTCAAAAAAGCAAAAAAAGCCCAAGAAAAAAAGCAGTTACGCCAAATGTATGAAAATGGTCGTATTTAA
- a CDS encoding polymer-forming cytoskeletal protein, translated as MAIFTNDNKQSNGAGKMGPATIIAQGTKLKGEIHTDCHLHIDGEFEGNIQSKNIVMVGKSGFVSGEIYAQKLLVSGKFSGTTECDVVEILPMGRIDGKIISSELVIERKGIFMGESKTKQSLNEKTQKILNKPTNDTI; from the coding sequence ATGGCAATCTTTACTAACGACAATAAACAATCTAATGGGGCAGGAAAAATGGGACCGGCAACAATTATCGCTCAAGGAACAAAATTAAAAGGTGAGATCCATACAGATTGCCACCTGCATATTGATGGTGAATTTGAGGGAAATATTCAATCTAAAAATATCGTTATGGTCGGAAAAAGTGGGTTCGTAAGCGGCGAGATTTATGCTCAAAAACTACTTGTCAGCGGTAAATTTAGTGGGACTACAGAATGTGATGTTGTTGAAATTCTTCCTATGGGTCGTATTGATGGCAAAATCATCAGTTCAGAACTTGTGATTGAACGAAAAGGTATTTTTATGGGCGAGAGCAAAACCAAACAAAGCCTGAATGAAAAAACTCAAAAAATTCTCAACAAACCAACCAATGATACAATCTAG
- a CDS encoding M23 family metallopeptidase, with translation MQDKLVITIVDESGSRQFRLPKNTKKIIIIICSILLVTIFGSVLLMKFLMQKIDEIALNKNIALSEYKYIYQKNNFLKDQIKQKTQELSIVSQKIGDLENIVDLKKNTDKNTDVNDKINLLDLSSSQKNLILSLIPNGEPIASYTSKDLSSKKIHSSKKTKDITTGYEFITKENTPVYATADGVIDLTRNHYNKGYGNLIKITHSFGFSSMYAHLEKAVVKKGDFVQKGQLIGYSGHSGDVDKNTLYYEIRFLGKILNPVVYTSWNADNFEEVFDDDTSIDWKSLVWTIEDMVQLQTYRLSYQNNDLPYMGEEK, from the coding sequence GTGCAAGATAAACTTGTCATTACCATAGTTGATGAGTCTGGTTCGCGACAATTTCGGCTACCGAAAAATACCAAAAAAATTATTATTATTATTTGCTCTATTCTCCTTGTTACTATTTTTGGTAGTGTTTTATTGATGAAATTTTTGATGCAAAAAATAGATGAAATTGCCTTGAATAAAAACATTGCCCTTTCAGAATATAAATATATCTATCAAAAAAATAATTTCCTCAAAGATCAAATCAAACAAAAAACTCAAGAACTCAGTATCGTGAGTCAAAAAATTGGAGACCTGGAAAATATTGTTGATTTGAAGAAAAACACAGATAAGAATACTGACGTAAATGATAAAATCAATCTTTTAGATCTTTCCAGTTCGCAGAAAAATCTAATCCTTAGCCTTATTCCCAATGGAGAACCTATTGCTTCTTATACATCCAAAGATTTAAGCTCCAAAAAAATTCACTCAAGTAAAAAAACCAAAGACATTACTACAGGTTATGAGTTTATAACCAAAGAAAACACGCCTGTATATGCAACTGCAGATGGTGTGATTGATTTGACACGCAATCATTACAACAAAGGGTATGGTAATTTGATTAAAATCACACATTCTTTTGGGTTTAGCTCTATGTATGCCCATTTAGAAAAAGCTGTTGTAAAAAAGGGGGATTTTGTCCAAAAAGGACAACTTATTGGGTATAGTGGGCATAGTGGAGATGTAGATAAAAATACACTTTATTATGAAATTCGTTTCTTAGGAAAAATTCTGAATCCTGTTGTTTATACTTCTTGGAATGCAGATAATTTTGAGGAAGTTTTTGATGATGATACTTCTATTGACTGGAAAAGTCTTGTTTGGACAATCGAAGACATGGTCCAACTCCAAACTTATCGTCTCAGTTATCAAAACAACGATCTACCCTATATGGGCGAAGAAAAATGA
- a CDS encoding GGDEF domain-containing protein, translating into MANLKSTVEEIFKKLDKLPHLSKEKYVDLFVQELQKQNLDEKDWLKKYLDSLNHGIKGMFEYNIQTKDEFIQRLIMFLNASNSSKNSESLEETNVLLNALLKLLSEIASEQLKEEKAHLFVEKNLQTPQGIKELLEGWSDFIQNQEHLKLQKQISSIVSNFVQSYTTDFKPEFKEIVDVLNQTPQAITDANVLKSLEEISHYRNKDIGILNCNLFKKNGQEIKQNTIEILFEIDKVIENNNECVKEISNIKNAIVQAKNNFQEEKQNLISFSEVLSEKIIGVNTILKNKEEKIKYLYDELNTLSLYIKNIEEQSKLDNLTDVYNRKYIDSIAEVYEKQYQENFLNYSILFFDIDDFKNINDIYGHGAGDKILGIFSKILKQNCRGTDMVGRYGGDEFLILMPNTGLEEARGFANRICKTIENSNFIYKNQKIKITTSIGIADRSSYEDKSEMIDSADKFLYKAKRAGRNRVEWQ; encoded by the coding sequence ATGGCAAATCTTAAATCAACTGTTGAAGAAATTTTTAAAAAGCTTGATAAACTCCCTCATTTATCAAAAGAAAAATATGTGGATCTTTTTGTCCAAGAACTCCAAAAGCAGAATTTAGATGAAAAAGATTGGCTTAAAAAATATTTGGATTCGCTTAATCATGGGATTAAGGGGATGTTTGAATACAATATACAGACAAAAGATGAATTTATTCAAAGACTCATCATGTTTTTGAATGCAAGCAATTCTTCTAAAAACTCAGAATCTCTAGAAGAAACCAATGTGCTTTTAAACGCCTTGTTAAAGCTGTTAAGTGAAATTGCAAGCGAACAACTTAAAGAAGAAAAGGCGCATCTTTTTGTTGAAAAAAATCTTCAAACTCCTCAGGGGATTAAAGAGTTATTAGAAGGCTGGAGTGATTTTATCCAAAATCAAGAACACCTTAAACTTCAAAAACAAATTTCATCTATTGTGTCTAATTTTGTCCAATCTTATACGACAGACTTTAAACCGGAATTTAAAGAAATTGTGGATGTTCTCAATCAAACGCCTCAAGCCATTACAGATGCAAATGTCCTAAAATCTCTAGAAGAGATCTCTCATTATAGAAATAAAGATATAGGGATTTTAAACTGCAATCTTTTCAAAAAAAATGGGCAAGAGATCAAACAAAATACCATTGAGATTTTATTTGAAATTGATAAAGTTATTGAAAATAACAATGAATGTGTCAAAGAAATTTCAAATATTAAAAATGCCATCGTGCAAGCAAAAAATAATTTTCAAGAAGAAAAACAAAATCTCATTAGCTTTTCAGAAGTCCTTTCTGAAAAAATTATAGGTGTCAATACGATCTTAAAAAACAAAGAAGAAAAAATTAAATATCTTTATGATGAACTCAACACTCTTTCTCTATACATCAAAAATATTGAAGAACAATCTAAACTTGATAACCTCACTGATGTTTATAATCGCAAATATATTGATAGTATTGCTGAAGTTTATGAAAAACAATACCAAGAAAATTTTCTAAATTATTCAATTTTATTTTTTGATATCGATGATTTCAAAAACATCAACGATATTTATGGGCATGGCGCAGGGGATAAGATATTGGGAATTTTTAGTAAGATTCTCAAGCAAAATTGTAGAGGGACAGACATGGTAGGGCGATATGGGGGAGATGAATTCCTAATCTTGATGCCAAACACAGGTTTAGAAGAGGCAAGAGGTTTTGCAAATAGAATTTGCAAAACCATAGAAAATAGTAATTTCATTTATAAAAATCAAAAAATAAAAATCACTACAAGCATAGGAATTGCCGATAGATCTTCTTACGAGGATAAAAGTGAAATGATTGATTCTGCAGATAAATTTCTCTATAAAGCAAAAAGAGCGGGCAGGAATAGAGTGGAATGGCAATAG
- the secD gene encoding protein translocase subunit SecD — MKQVFNPRLVIFILAILFGVIFSIPSVFHTKGPQINLGLDLQGGLNLLLGVKTQEALKSRYASIASSIAYEAKKSNILLDNLRSDQSGIYFDLIDTDEAGNLSDILKKFDGIKIDSSNTHYDITFTSLEEETIKKNAISQAIGTIRNRLDQFGLAEPSVTQQGKEDILVQLPGIKNAQEEQRAMELISKSAHLQMMAVDEERNAHVDSINDLEAQKYGDVILPFSDSSGSPGQKILLKAIPILDGNMLTDARVAYDQNHQPVVSFSLDSRGAKIFGDFSGANINKRMAIVLDGKVYSAPVIRERIGGGSGQISGGFSVEQASDLAIALRSGALPAPMQILEKRSVGPSLGQDSIRSSMIALISGFILVVGFMIVYYSMAGVIASVALVVNLLLIVAIMAIFGATLTLPGMAGIVLTVGIAVDANIIINERIREALRMGENISRSIHLGYTNASRAIFDSNITSLIASILLYAYGTGAIKGFAITTGIGIVASIITAIIGTQGFYLAILSKISKTKHPYFWFGISKKG; from the coding sequence ATGAAACAAGTATTTAACCCTAGATTGGTGATTTTTATTTTAGCTATCCTTTTTGGGGTTATTTTTTCTATCCCTTCTGTATTCCATACTAAAGGTCCTCAGATTAATTTAGGGCTTGACTTGCAAGGGGGTCTGAATCTGCTTTTGGGAGTCAAAACACAAGAAGCCCTCAAGAGTCGCTACGCATCTATTGCTTCTTCTATTGCTTATGAAGCAAAAAAATCAAATATCTTGCTTGATAATCTTCGTTCTGACCAAAGCGGTATCTATTTTGATTTGATAGATACTGATGAAGCGGGCAATCTCTCTGATATTCTCAAAAAATTTGATGGCATAAAAATTGATTCAAGCAATACTCACTATGACATTACTTTTACCTCACTTGAAGAAGAGACTATCAAAAAAAATGCCATTTCTCAAGCTATAGGCACCATTCGCAACCGACTTGATCAATTTGGTCTGGCCGAACCCAGTGTTACCCAACAAGGAAAAGAAGATATTTTGGTCCAACTCCCCGGTATTAAAAATGCCCAAGAAGAACAACGAGCAATGGAGTTGATTTCAAAATCTGCTCATTTGCAAATGATGGCTGTAGATGAGGAAAGAAATGCCCATGTAGATTCAATCAACGATCTTGAAGCTCAAAAATATGGCGATGTTATCTTGCCCTTTAGTGATTCTTCCGGATCACCCGGACAAAAAATCCTCCTAAAAGCTATCCCTATTCTTGATGGTAACATGCTTACAGATGCAAGAGTAGCCTATGATCAAAATCATCAGCCTGTAGTTAGTTTCAGTCTTGATTCAAGAGGTGCTAAGATTTTTGGAGACTTTTCCGGTGCTAACATCAATAAAAGAATGGCTATCGTCCTTGATGGAAAAGTATATTCTGCGCCTGTTATTCGCGAACGCATTGGTGGAGGAAGCGGTCAAATTAGCGGAGGGTTTAGCGTTGAACAAGCAAGTGATTTAGCCATAGCCCTAAGAAGCGGAGCACTGCCTGCTCCAATGCAGATCCTGGAAAAAAGAAGCGTAGGTCCCAGTCTCGGTCAAGACAGCATTAGATCATCAATGATTGCTTTAATCAGTGGTTTTATTCTTGTGGTCGGGTTTATGATTGTTTATTATTCAATGGCAGGAGTCATCGCCTCAGTTGCGCTTGTTGTAAATCTTCTTTTAATTGTGGCTATAATGGCAATTTTTGGAGCAACACTTACACTTCCGGGAATGGCAGGAATAGTTTTGACCGTAGGGATAGCTGTTGATGCTAATATTATCATCAATGAACGCATCAGAGAGGCATTGAGAATGGGGGAAAATATCTCCAGATCTATTCATTTAGGCTATACTAATGCCTCAAGAGCAATTTTTGATTCTAATATCACTTCTTTGATCGCTTCAATTCTTTTATATGCTTATGGAACAGGTGCTATCAAAGGATTTGCTATCACAACCGGTATTGGTATTGTTGCTTCAATTATTACTGCGATCATTGGCACGCAGGGATTCTATCTCGCAATACTTTCAAAAATTTCTAAAACCAAGCATCCTTATTTTTGGTTTGGAATCAGCAAAAAGGGCTAA
- a CDS encoding Mur ligase family protein codes for MAIVSLEEFLESKGNEYAPFDPNRAKIIYQRLSKYLKNPSKKIHIVGTNGKGSTGRFITLGLLQAGYSALHFTSPHLFDFNERYYKNGHIVDDKTLQEAHYFLQQFDFIQACSYFEYATFLALVLAQDVTFLVLEAGLGGEWDSTSCLKRDISVFTPIGLDHQEILGESVEKIATTKLNSMSSVAFIAPQSSCVIKDIAQSIALKHKTKLYFVPNTIPETIFSYAKTHHLPEFLMYNLHTALYVLSYLQCTIDLIHFPMLDLTGRCQKITPHITIDVGHNEQAAKEIAKVFNHKKVILVYNTYKQKDVYTILKLLKPVIKKILIIEISNPRIIEKPKLQEVIQSLEIPSGIFSLEAMQKNEEYLVFGSFSVVKQFLEEYRAR; via the coding sequence ATGGCAATAGTTTCTCTTGAAGAGTTTTTAGAATCTAAGGGGAATGAATATGCCCCCTTTGATCCCAATCGTGCTAAAATCATTTATCAAAGACTCTCTAAATATCTTAAAAATCCCTCTAAAAAAATCCATATTGTTGGCACTAATGGCAAAGGAAGTACCGGAAGGTTCATCACTTTAGGACTCTTGCAAGCAGGTTATAGTGCGCTACATTTTACTTCCCCTCACTTATTTGATTTTAATGAGCGTTATTATAAAAATGGTCATATTGTAGATGATAAAACACTTCAAGAAGCCCATTATTTCTTGCAACAATTTGATTTTATACAAGCTTGTAGCTACTTTGAATATGCAACTTTTCTGGCTTTGGTTTTGGCTCAAGATGTTACATTTCTTGTCCTTGAAGCAGGACTTGGGGGAGAGTGGGATTCTACAAGTTGTCTTAAACGTGATATTTCAGTATTTACACCTATTGGACTCGATCATCAAGAAATTTTGGGAGAGAGTGTTGAAAAAATCGCTACAACAAAATTAAATTCCATGTCTTCTGTGGCCTTTATAGCTCCACAATCTTCTTGTGTTATTAAAGATATTGCCCAATCTATCGCCCTAAAACATAAAACCAAGCTTTATTTTGTCCCCAATACTATTCCTGAGACAATCTTTTCTTATGCAAAAACTCATCACTTACCGGAATTCTTAATGTATAATTTGCACACAGCTCTTTATGTACTTTCTTATCTGCAATGCACTATTGATTTGATACATTTTCCTATGCTTGATTTAACCGGAAGATGTCAAAAAATTACCCCTCATATTACAATTGATGTAGGGCACAATGAACAAGCAGCTAAAGAAATAGCAAAAGTTTTTAACCATAAAAAAGTAATCCTGGTGTATAATACTTATAAACAAAAGGATGTTTATACTATACTTAAGTTACTCAAGCCTGTGATTAAAAAGATTTTAATTATAGAAATTTCAAATCCTAGAATCATAGAAAAACCAAAGCTTCAGGAAGTCATCCAATCTTTAGAGATTCCATCAGGAATTTTTAGTCTGGAAGCTATGCAAAAAAATGAAGAATACTTAGTTTTTGGTTCTTTTAGTGTAGTCAAGCAATTTTTGGAGGAATATCGTGCAAGATAA